Proteins encoded in a region of the Longimicrobium sp. genome:
- the rplP gene encoding 50S ribosomal protein L16 — protein sequence MLAPKRVKFRKQMKGRMRGKATRGNYVAFGEYGLQALEPGWITNRTIEAARIAMTRHIKRGGKVWIRIFPDKSITKKPLEVRMGKGKGNPEAWVAVVKPGRIMFELEGVAPEVAKRAMQLAAAKLPVKSKFIVRERSGQEAPAAAATAEGGAA from the coding sequence ATGCTTGCTCCCAAGAGAGTTAAGTTCAGAAAGCAGATGAAGGGCCGCATGCGTGGCAAGGCCACGCGCGGCAACTACGTGGCGTTCGGCGAGTACGGGCTGCAGGCCCTGGAGCCGGGTTGGATCACCAACCGGACCATCGAGGCCGCCCGTATCGCCATGACGCGCCACATCAAGCGCGGCGGCAAGGTGTGGATCCGGATCTTCCCGGACAAGTCCATCACCAAGAAGCCCCTCGAAGTCCGCATGGGCAAGGGGAAGGGGAACCCCGAGGCATGGGTGGCCGTGGTGAAGCCGGGCCGCATCATGTTCGAGCTGGAAGGGGTTGCGCCCGAGGTGGCCAAGCGCGCCATGCAGCTGGCCGCGGCCAAGCTGCCGGTGAAGAGCAAGTTCATCGTCCGCGAGCGTTCCGGCCAGGAAGCCCCGGCGGCCGCCGCGACTGCCGAGGGAGGTGCCGCGTGA
- the rpsQ gene encoding 30S ribosomal protein S17: protein MNAENQNAAAQGQEERGRRKTRVGVVVSDKSDKTVVVKVERRFAHPLYGKQVTRTKKYHAHDEGNEYHVGDTVRITETRPLSKLKRWRVSELIERAR, encoded by the coding sequence ATGAACGCCGAGAACCAGAACGCCGCCGCGCAGGGGCAGGAAGAGCGCGGCCGGCGCAAGACGCGCGTGGGCGTCGTCGTCTCCGACAAGAGCGACAAGACCGTGGTGGTGAAGGTGGAGCGCCGCTTCGCCCACCCGCTGTACGGCAAGCAGGTGACGCGCACCAAGAAGTACCACGCGCACGACGAGGGGAACGAGTACCACGTCGGCGACACGGTCCGGATCACCGAGACGCGCCCGCTCAGCAAGCTGAAGCGCTGGCGTGTGTCGGAGCTGATCGAGCGGGCCCGCTAA
- the rplN gene encoding 50S ribosomal protein L14 yields the protein MLQQESIIRIADNSGAKRALVIRVLGGSKRRYASIGDRVIVAVKDALPDGTVKKGDVATAVIVRTTSNVRRKDGSYIRFDENAAVIINDAGEPRATRIFGPVARELRDKRYMKIVSLAPEVI from the coding sequence ATGCTGCAGCAGGAATCGATCATCCGCATCGCCGACAACTCGGGCGCCAAGCGCGCCCTGGTGATCCGCGTGCTGGGTGGAAGCAAGCGCCGCTACGCCTCCATCGGCGACCGCGTGATCGTGGCCGTCAAGGACGCGCTCCCGGACGGCACGGTGAAGAAGGGCGACGTGGCCACGGCGGTCATCGTGCGCACCACCAGCAACGTGCGGCGCAAGGACGGCTCGTACATCCGCTTCGACGAGAACGCGGCCGTCATCATCAACGACGCGGGCGAGCCCCGCGCCACCCGCATCTTCGGGCCGGTCGCCCGCGAGCTGCGCGACAAGCGTTACATGAAGATCGTCTCGCTGGCTCCGGAGGTGATCTGA
- the rpmC gene encoding 50S ribosomal protein L29, translating to MKTSDIRELTDQEIAERITQLQEERFRLRFRAATQQLENPMVLRTIRNDIAQLKTVQRERELQTAKAS from the coding sequence GTGAAGACGTCCGATATCCGCGAGCTGACGGACCAGGAGATCGCCGAGCGCATCACGCAGCTGCAGGAGGAGCGGTTCCGCCTGCGCTTCCGCGCCGCCACGCAGCAGCTGGAGAACCCGATGGTGCTCCGCACCATCCGCAACGACATCGCGCAGCTCAAGACCGTGCAGCGCGAGCGTGAACTGCAGACCGCGAAGGCCAGCTGA
- the rplX gene encoding 50S ribosomal protein L24, whose translation MKIRRGDRVKVISGNHKGQEGVVLRVEPEKNRVVIQGVNMRKRHMKPSQVSPEGGIVQFEAPVHVSNVMLLDPTTGEPTRVRAGVGEDGKRQRISVRSGSAIPRVLD comes from the coding sequence ATGAAGATCCGCCGCGGCGACCGCGTCAAGGTGATCTCGGGGAACCACAAGGGGCAGGAAGGCGTGGTGCTGCGCGTGGAGCCCGAGAAGAACCGCGTGGTCATCCAGGGCGTGAACATGCGCAAGCGGCACATGAAGCCCTCGCAGGTGTCGCCGGAAGGCGGGATCGTGCAGTTCGAGGCGCCGGTGCACGTGTCCAACGTGATGCTGCTGGACCCCACCACGGGCGAGCCCACGCGGGTGCGCGCCGGGGTGGGCGAAGACGGGAAGCGCCAGCGCATCTCGGTGCGCTCGGGGAGCGCCATCCCGCGGGTGCTGGACTGA